One part of the Megachile rotundata isolate GNS110a chromosome 16, iyMegRotu1, whole genome shotgun sequence genome encodes these proteins:
- the Ack-like gene encoding activated Cdc42 kinase-like isoform X8 yields the protein MDTQGGMSRNTGPGLYEFLMEAELQQYYPGIRGDLKVQTTAQLKYVTEEDLNAIGMSKPEMRRLKKYFQKHFPQNYLSKFKKMLLPKRDEPTMGGLTMLPEERQDRPPIRVPNKHMIPADAIIVNKELGTGEFGVVQQGVWTNDGERIQVAIKCLSRERMQNNPIEFLKEAAIMHAIDHEHIVRLYGVVLDTNSLMLVTELAPLRSLLECLKEPSLRASFPVLSLCDFAVQIADGMQYLEAKRLIHRDLAARNILVFSKNKVKISDFGLSRALGVGKDYYQTNFNVNLKLPIAWCAPESISYLKFTSASDVWAYGVTLWEMFSYGFQPWAALTGHQILEAIDEPNFQRLEQPECCPKDYFALMQQCWQHEPSKRPKFSELINLLPDLKPEQVQAVQDSSETGQLVYRQGDVITVLDKGSSNTLWKGVLNNGKTGFFNPAHTIAYLGSNLPSNKPGEFTRGDGKNAFSSQRRKIRTDMISSPQGDLKHTGHVGLDGAYFGDIGFLGGKYPHLPRQVVTPYKPQEDVTENSSQAINQDARNTEMNRELLRDNRNMQQDIQNKHENIWSDASSEVCHVGNSSKQSVPLNVAGNNDSLGADHEYHEISDEENQDSPLRFDKTLNFDFGPSLLAEMDQMFRSLGSSPPPPPPAHPLSAEHESSNVRNELREIQAKQSNKKKQATVSPINATLSDEAKEVYNSLVETPSIEAAPDTNPLRMLRSGVPIVRPRIRGNKHATLGHMVSHQEDLSSETFHFDAYNSGSKTLPKIRAPPPPHAPPPLPQSRHLERHHSAQEIENNQNQSNVDENPIPLPPRDRSKTLQPKSSLPRHQRKHPLIIPGGGVTRTLAKMAVTTPPIEDQVDGSLQSTSSSAASSALQEDYSSEASVNSPEEFEQRIDSELAALDTLPADENKLHRFSVISEDLLEFSDNLIDCDSSEYRQNIQESRSDVQSTDSSARLQRKISVESKCSLRSSASKCIQENEVGEASRNSTPTGSNRSEDSVVSSKADPLCGKLQTSSTRTPLVQRSSNYVMQYDYDEYSESSSQNRLNKHQAEIAQSKESSSIDSNDGFHSASLSNTYNRLSNEKLPGHASDLSRQSDHVSCEDLLEFACDGPNARRTRGPRNGEQSDEVRIMMKVLHEHSTPESCIAALNVTDWDVLAAIKLERLQGLLKKENNFVGLEDCKVMLNQCGGDVVKAAALLRSTDDTAAV from the exons ATGG ACACACAAGGAGGAATGTCCCGAAACACTGGGCCTGGTTTGTATGAGTTCCTTATGGAAGCAGAGCTTCAACAATATTATCCTGGAATTCGAG GGGACTTGAAAGTACAGACCACTGCACAATTGAAATATGTAACAGAAGAAGATTTGAACGCGATTGGAATGAGCAAACCAGAGATGCGTCGTTTGAAGAAGTATTTTCAGAAGCATTTTCCACAAAATTATCTTTCCAAGTTTAAAAAGATGCTGTTACCAAAACGGGATGAACCAACAATGGGTGGTTTGACCATGTTACCGGAAGAGAGACAAGATAGACCCCCTATTCGTGTTCCTAATAAACATATGATACCAGCTGATGCTATTATCGTAAATAAAGAACTAGGAACAGGAGAATTTGGAGTTGTACAGCAAGGTGTTTGGACAAATGATGGGGAGAGGATACAAGTTGCCATTAAGTGTTTGTCACGAGAAAGAATGCAGAATAATCctattgaatttttgaaagaagCAGCTATAATGCATGCCATAGATCATGAACACATTGTAAGACTGTACGGTGTAGTTTTGGATACAAATTCTTTAATGCTTGTCACGGAATTAGCACCTTTGAGATCTTTACTAGAATGCCTGAAAGAACCTAGCTTACGTGCTAGTTTTCCAGTTCTTTCTTTGTGCGATTTTGCCGTGCAAATTGCAGATGGTATGCAATATTTAGAAGCAAAGAGGCTGATACATCGTGATCTTGCTGCCAGAAATATTTTGGTGTTTTCCAAAAATAAAGTGAAGATATCTGATTTCGGATTATCTCGTGCTCTAGGAGTTGGGAAAGACTATtatcaaacaaattttaatgtaaatttaaaattaccaaTAGCTTGGTGTGCTCCAGAAAGCATATCTTACTTAAAATTTACTTCTGCAAGTGATGTATGGGCTTACGGGGTAACCTTGTGGGAAATGTTTAGTTATGGCTTTCAACCATGGGCAGCATTAACTGGTCATCAAATTTTGGAAGCAATAGAtgaaccaaattttcaaagattaGAGCAACCAGAGTGTTGTCCAAAAGATTATTTTGCACTTATGCAGCAATGTTGGCAGCATGAACCATCCAAGAGACCTAAATTTTCGGAATTGATTAATCTTTTGCCTGATTTAAAACCAGAACAAGTTCAGGCTGTTCAGGATAGTTCAGAAACAGGTCAGCTTGTTTACAGGCAAGGCGACGTTATTACTGTTTTAGATAAAGGTAGCAGTAACACATTATGGAAAGGTGTTTTAAATAATGGAAAAACTGGTTTCTTTAATCCTGCTCATACAATAGCGTATCTTGGATCTAATTTACCAAGTAATAAGCCTGGAGAATTTACGCGCGGGGATGGCAAAAATGCCTTTTCTTCCCAAAGACGAAAAATTCGTACGGACATGATTTCTTCTCCGCAAGGTGACTTGAAACACACTGGTCACGTTGGGTTAGATGGAGCTTATTTTGGTGATATTGGTTTCCTTGGTGGGAAATATCCGCATTTACCACGACAGGTAGTTACTCCGTACAAACCACAGGAAGATGTAACAGAAAATTCTAGTCAAGCTATAAACCAAGATGCAAGAAACACAGAAATGAACAGGGAATTATTGAGGGACAATAGGAACATGCAGCAAGATATTCAAAATAAGCATG aaaatatatgGTCGGATGCGAGTTCTGAAGTATGTCACGTGGGTAACTCGAGTAAACAATCTGTTCCATTAAACGTAGCTGGCAATAATGATTCTCTTGGAGCAGATCATGAGTATCATGAGATCAGTGACGAAGAAAATCAAGATAGTCCATTAAGATTTGACAAAacattaaattttgattttggtCCAAGTTTGTTGGCTGAAATGGACCAAATGTTCAGATCATTAG GTTCTTCTCCTCCTCCACCGCCTCCTGCTCACCCTTTATCCGCTGAGCACGAATCAAGTAACGTTAGAAACGAACTAAGGGAGATACAGGCAAAACAGAGCAATAAGAAAAAACAAGCCACCGTGAGTCCAATAAAT GCTACGTTGTCCGACGAGGCCAAGGAAGTATACAACAGTCTGGTGGAAACACCCAGCATAGAGGCTGCTCCAGATACGAATCCATTACGTATGCTGCGCTCCGGCGTCCCTATCGTGAGGCCAAGAATCCGTGGAAACAAGCACGCCACCTTAGGCCATATGGTGTCCCATCAAGAAGATCTGTCCAGCGAGACGTTCCATTTCGACGCTTACAACAGTGGCTCGAAGACGTTGCCCAAAATCAGGGCACCTCCGCCGCCTCACGCGCCACCTCCTCTTCCCCAGTCGCGGCACCTGGAAAGGCACCATTCTGCCCAGGAAATCGagaacaatcaaaatcagagtAACGTGGATGAGAACCCTATACCCCTGCCTCCGAGGGACAGATCTAAAACGTTGCAGCCCAAGTCGAGCTTGCCTAGGCATCAAAGGAAGCATCCTCTAATCATACCCGGTGGCGGAGTCACGCGGACACTTGCTAAAATGGCGGTGACCACACCGCCCATAGAAGATCAGGTAGATGGTAGTCTGCAAAGCACCAGTTCATCAGCAGCCAGCAGTGCATTACAGGAGGACTATTCATCGGAGGCTTCAGTTAATAG TCCAGAGGAGTTTGAACAGCGCATAGACTCTGAATTGGCAGCATTGGACACTCTACCTGCCGACGAGAATAAGCTGCATCGTTTCAGCGTCATCTCTGAAGATCTGCTCGAGTTCTCAGATAACTTGATCGACTGCGACTCCTCGGAGTACCGACAGAATATCCAAGAGAGCAGGAGCGACGTACAATCTACCGATTCGTCGGCTCGTTTACAGAGGAAGATCAGCGTCGAGTCCAAGTGTTCCCTCAGGAGTTCGGCCTCGAAATGTATTCAAGAGAACGAGGTAGGAGAGGCAAGTAGAAACTCTACTCCCACAGGGTCTAATAGATCCGAGGATTCGGTGGTATCCAGTAAGGCTGACCCTCTCTGCGGTAAGCTTCAAACGTCCAGCACGAGGACACCATTGGTTCAGAGGTCTTCGAATTACGTAATGCAATACGATTACGACGAGTATTCGGAGAGCAGCTCACAGAATAGATTGAATAAACATCAAGCAGAAATCGCACAGTCGAAAGAGTCTTCCAGCATCGATTCCAACGATGGCTTCCATTCTGCAAGTTTGTCCAACACCTACAACAGGTTGTCGAATGAGAAACTGCCGGGTCACGCGAGTGATTTGTCGCGACAGTCGGACCACGTGTCATGCGAGGATCTGTTAGAGTTCGCCTGCGACGGACCAAACGCCAGGAGAACCCGTGGTCCCCGCAATGGCGAACAGTCGGACGAGGTCAGGATCATGATGAAGGTGTTGCACGAACACTCGACTCCCGAATCGTGCATAGCTGCGTTGAACGTCACCGATTGGGACGTGTTGGCGGCGATCAAACTGGAGCGCCTTCAAGGACTACTGAAGAAGGAGAACAATTTCGTCGGTCTAGAAGATTGCAAAGTTATGCTGAACCAGTGTGGAGGTGACGTGGTAAAAGCGGCCGCATTGTTACGAAGTACCGACGATACGGCTGCGGTTTAA
- the Ack-like gene encoding activated Cdc42 kinase-like isoform X9, which translates to MDTQGGMSRNTGPGLYEFLMEAELQQYYPGIRGDLKVQTTAQLKYVTEEDLNAIGMSKPEMRRLKKYFQKHFPQNYLSKFKKMLLPKRDEPTMGGLTMLPEERQDRPPIRVPNKHMIPADAIIVNKELGTGEFGVVQQGVWTNDGERIQVAIKCLSRERMQNNPIEFLKEAAIMHAIDHEHIVRLYGVVLDTNSLMLVTELAPLRSLLECLKEPSLRASFPVLSLCDFAVQIADGMQYLEAKRLIHRDLAARNILVFSKNKVKISDFGLSRALGVGKDYYQTNFNVNLKLPIAWCAPESISYLKFTSASDVWAYGVTLWEMFSYGFQPWAALTGHQILEAIDEPNFQRLEQPECCPKDYFALMQQCWQHEPSKRPKFSELINLLPDLKPEQVQAVQDSSETGQLVYRQGDVITVLDKGSSNTLWKGVLNNGKTGFFNPAHTIAYLGSNLPSNKPGEFTRGDGKNAFSSQRRKIRTDMISSPQGDLKHTGHVGLDGAYFGDIGFLGGKYPHLPRQVVTPYKPQEDVTENSSQAINQDARNTEMNRELLRDNRNMQQDIQNKHENIWSDASSEVCHVGNSSKQSVPLNVAGNNDSLGADHEYHEISDEENQDSPLRFDKTLNFDFGPSLLAEMDQMFRSLGSSPPPPPPAHPLSAEHESSNVRNELREIQAKQSNKKKQATATLSDEAKEVYNSLVETPSIEAAPDTNPLRMLRSGVPIVRPRIRGNKHATLGHMVSHQEDLSSETFHFDAYNSGSKTLPKIRAPPPPHAPPPLPQSRHLERHHSAQEIENNQNQSNVDENPIPLPPRDRSKTLQPKSSLPRHQRKHPLIIPGGGVTRTLAKMAVTTPPIEDQVDGSLQSTSSSAASSALQEDYSSEASVNSPEEFEQRIDSELAALDTLPADENKLHRFSVISEDLLEFSDNLIDCDSSEYRQNIQESRSDVQSTDSSARLQRKISVESKCSLRSSASKCIQENEVGEASRNSTPTGSNRSEDSVVSSKADPLCGKLQTSSTRTPLVQRSSNYVMQYDYDEYSESSSQNRLNKHQAEIAQSKESSSIDSNDGFHSASLSNTYNRLSNEKLPGHASDLSRQSDHVSCEDLLEFACDGPNARRTRGPRNGEQSDEVRIMMKVLHEHSTPESCIAALNVTDWDVLAAIKLERLQGLLKKENNFVGLEDCKVMLNQCGGDVVKAAALLRSTDDTAAV; encoded by the exons ATGG ACACACAAGGAGGAATGTCCCGAAACACTGGGCCTGGTTTGTATGAGTTCCTTATGGAAGCAGAGCTTCAACAATATTATCCTGGAATTCGAG GGGACTTGAAAGTACAGACCACTGCACAATTGAAATATGTAACAGAAGAAGATTTGAACGCGATTGGAATGAGCAAACCAGAGATGCGTCGTTTGAAGAAGTATTTTCAGAAGCATTTTCCACAAAATTATCTTTCCAAGTTTAAAAAGATGCTGTTACCAAAACGGGATGAACCAACAATGGGTGGTTTGACCATGTTACCGGAAGAGAGACAAGATAGACCCCCTATTCGTGTTCCTAATAAACATATGATACCAGCTGATGCTATTATCGTAAATAAAGAACTAGGAACAGGAGAATTTGGAGTTGTACAGCAAGGTGTTTGGACAAATGATGGGGAGAGGATACAAGTTGCCATTAAGTGTTTGTCACGAGAAAGAATGCAGAATAATCctattgaatttttgaaagaagCAGCTATAATGCATGCCATAGATCATGAACACATTGTAAGACTGTACGGTGTAGTTTTGGATACAAATTCTTTAATGCTTGTCACGGAATTAGCACCTTTGAGATCTTTACTAGAATGCCTGAAAGAACCTAGCTTACGTGCTAGTTTTCCAGTTCTTTCTTTGTGCGATTTTGCCGTGCAAATTGCAGATGGTATGCAATATTTAGAAGCAAAGAGGCTGATACATCGTGATCTTGCTGCCAGAAATATTTTGGTGTTTTCCAAAAATAAAGTGAAGATATCTGATTTCGGATTATCTCGTGCTCTAGGAGTTGGGAAAGACTATtatcaaacaaattttaatgtaaatttaaaattaccaaTAGCTTGGTGTGCTCCAGAAAGCATATCTTACTTAAAATTTACTTCTGCAAGTGATGTATGGGCTTACGGGGTAACCTTGTGGGAAATGTTTAGTTATGGCTTTCAACCATGGGCAGCATTAACTGGTCATCAAATTTTGGAAGCAATAGAtgaaccaaattttcaaagattaGAGCAACCAGAGTGTTGTCCAAAAGATTATTTTGCACTTATGCAGCAATGTTGGCAGCATGAACCATCCAAGAGACCTAAATTTTCGGAATTGATTAATCTTTTGCCTGATTTAAAACCAGAACAAGTTCAGGCTGTTCAGGATAGTTCAGAAACAGGTCAGCTTGTTTACAGGCAAGGCGACGTTATTACTGTTTTAGATAAAGGTAGCAGTAACACATTATGGAAAGGTGTTTTAAATAATGGAAAAACTGGTTTCTTTAATCCTGCTCATACAATAGCGTATCTTGGATCTAATTTACCAAGTAATAAGCCTGGAGAATTTACGCGCGGGGATGGCAAAAATGCCTTTTCTTCCCAAAGACGAAAAATTCGTACGGACATGATTTCTTCTCCGCAAGGTGACTTGAAACACACTGGTCACGTTGGGTTAGATGGAGCTTATTTTGGTGATATTGGTTTCCTTGGTGGGAAATATCCGCATTTACCACGACAGGTAGTTACTCCGTACAAACCACAGGAAGATGTAACAGAAAATTCTAGTCAAGCTATAAACCAAGATGCAAGAAACACAGAAATGAACAGGGAATTATTGAGGGACAATAGGAACATGCAGCAAGATATTCAAAATAAGCATG aaaatatatgGTCGGATGCGAGTTCTGAAGTATGTCACGTGGGTAACTCGAGTAAACAATCTGTTCCATTAAACGTAGCTGGCAATAATGATTCTCTTGGAGCAGATCATGAGTATCATGAGATCAGTGACGAAGAAAATCAAGATAGTCCATTAAGATTTGACAAAacattaaattttgattttggtCCAAGTTTGTTGGCTGAAATGGACCAAATGTTCAGATCATTAG GTTCTTCTCCTCCTCCACCGCCTCCTGCTCACCCTTTATCCGCTGAGCACGAATCAAGTAACGTTAGAAACGAACTAAGGGAGATACAGGCAAAACAGAGCAATAAGAAAAAACAAGCCACC GCTACGTTGTCCGACGAGGCCAAGGAAGTATACAACAGTCTGGTGGAAACACCCAGCATAGAGGCTGCTCCAGATACGAATCCATTACGTATGCTGCGCTCCGGCGTCCCTATCGTGAGGCCAAGAATCCGTGGAAACAAGCACGCCACCTTAGGCCATATGGTGTCCCATCAAGAAGATCTGTCCAGCGAGACGTTCCATTTCGACGCTTACAACAGTGGCTCGAAGACGTTGCCCAAAATCAGGGCACCTCCGCCGCCTCACGCGCCACCTCCTCTTCCCCAGTCGCGGCACCTGGAAAGGCACCATTCTGCCCAGGAAATCGagaacaatcaaaatcagagtAACGTGGATGAGAACCCTATACCCCTGCCTCCGAGGGACAGATCTAAAACGTTGCAGCCCAAGTCGAGCTTGCCTAGGCATCAAAGGAAGCATCCTCTAATCATACCCGGTGGCGGAGTCACGCGGACACTTGCTAAAATGGCGGTGACCACACCGCCCATAGAAGATCAGGTAGATGGTAGTCTGCAAAGCACCAGTTCATCAGCAGCCAGCAGTGCATTACAGGAGGACTATTCATCGGAGGCTTCAGTTAATAG TCCAGAGGAGTTTGAACAGCGCATAGACTCTGAATTGGCAGCATTGGACACTCTACCTGCCGACGAGAATAAGCTGCATCGTTTCAGCGTCATCTCTGAAGATCTGCTCGAGTTCTCAGATAACTTGATCGACTGCGACTCCTCGGAGTACCGACAGAATATCCAAGAGAGCAGGAGCGACGTACAATCTACCGATTCGTCGGCTCGTTTACAGAGGAAGATCAGCGTCGAGTCCAAGTGTTCCCTCAGGAGTTCGGCCTCGAAATGTATTCAAGAGAACGAGGTAGGAGAGGCAAGTAGAAACTCTACTCCCACAGGGTCTAATAGATCCGAGGATTCGGTGGTATCCAGTAAGGCTGACCCTCTCTGCGGTAAGCTTCAAACGTCCAGCACGAGGACACCATTGGTTCAGAGGTCTTCGAATTACGTAATGCAATACGATTACGACGAGTATTCGGAGAGCAGCTCACAGAATAGATTGAATAAACATCAAGCAGAAATCGCACAGTCGAAAGAGTCTTCCAGCATCGATTCCAACGATGGCTTCCATTCTGCAAGTTTGTCCAACACCTACAACAGGTTGTCGAATGAGAAACTGCCGGGTCACGCGAGTGATTTGTCGCGACAGTCGGACCACGTGTCATGCGAGGATCTGTTAGAGTTCGCCTGCGACGGACCAAACGCCAGGAGAACCCGTGGTCCCCGCAATGGCGAACAGTCGGACGAGGTCAGGATCATGATGAAGGTGTTGCACGAACACTCGACTCCCGAATCGTGCATAGCTGCGTTGAACGTCACCGATTGGGACGTGTTGGCGGCGATCAAACTGGAGCGCCTTCAAGGACTACTGAAGAAGGAGAACAATTTCGTCGGTCTAGAAGATTGCAAAGTTATGCTGAACCAGTGTGGAGGTGACGTGGTAAAAGCGGCCGCATTGTTACGAAGTACCGACGATACGGCTGCGGTTTAA
- the Ack-like gene encoding activated Cdc42 kinase-like isoform X7: protein MDTQGGMSRNTGPGLYEFLMEAELQQYYPGIRGDLKVQTTAQLKYVTEEDLNAIGMSKPEMRRLKKYFQKHFPQNYLSKFKKMLLPKRDEPTMGGLTMLPEERQDRPPIRVPNKHMIPADAIIVNKELGTGEFGVVQQGVWTNDGERIQVAIKCLSRERMQNNPIEFLKEAAIMHAIDHEHIVRLYGVVLDTNSLMLVTELAPLRSLLECLKEPSLRASFPVLSLCDFAVQIADGMQYLEAKRLIHRDLAARNILVFSKNKVKISDFGLSRALGVGKDYYQTNFNVNLKLPIAWCAPESISYLKFTSASDVWAYGVTLWEMFSYGFQPWAALTGHQILEAIDEPNFQRLEQPECCPKDYFALMQQCWQHEPSKRPKFSELINLLPDLKPEQVQAVQDSSETGQLVYRQGDVITVLDKGSSNTLWKGVLNNGKTGFFNPAHTIAYLGSNLPSNKPGEFTRGDGKNAFSSQRRKIRTDMISSPQGDLKHTGHVGLDGAYFGDIGFLGGKYPHLPRQVVTPYKPQEDVTENSSQAINQDARNTEMNRELLRDNRNMQQDIQNKHENIWSDASSEVCHVGNSSKQSVPLNVAGNNDSLGADHEYHEISDEENQDSPLRFDKTLNFDFGPSLLAEMDQMFRSLGSSPPPPPPAHPLSAEHESSNVRNELREIQAKQSNKKKQATVKPISAADQKTLYSAIAMAQELTARSMTDLEHPPESPRTPASPSRRRKFSFKLPHQHSPKPDRRHFSEEAASIPDIQATLSDEAKEVYNSLVETPSIEAAPDTNPLRMLRSGVPIVRPRIRGNKHATLGHMVSHQEDLSSETFHFDAYNSGSKTLPKIRAPPPPHAPPPLPQSRHLERHHSAQEIENNQNQSNVDENPIPLPPRDRSKTLQPKSSLPRHQRKHPLIIPGGGVTRTLAKMAVTTPPIEDQVDGSLQSTSSSAASSALQEDYSSEASVNSPEEFEQRIDSELAALDTLPADENKLHRFSVISEDLLEFSDNLIDCDSSEYRQNIQESRSDVQSTDSSARLQRKISVESKCSLRSSASKCIQENEVGEASRNSTPTGSNRSEDSVVSSKADPLCGKLQTSSTRTPLVQRSSNYVMQYDYDEYSESSSQNRLNKHQAEIAQSKESSSIDSNDGFHSASLSNTYNRLSNEKLPGHASDLSRQSDHVSCEDLLEFACDGPNARRTRGPRNGEQSDEVRIMMKVLHEHSTPESCIAALNVTDWDVLAAIKLERLQGLLKKENNFVGLEDCKVMLNQCGGDVVKAAALLRSTDDTAAV, encoded by the exons ATGG ACACACAAGGAGGAATGTCCCGAAACACTGGGCCTGGTTTGTATGAGTTCCTTATGGAAGCAGAGCTTCAACAATATTATCCTGGAATTCGAG GGGACTTGAAAGTACAGACCACTGCACAATTGAAATATGTAACAGAAGAAGATTTGAACGCGATTGGAATGAGCAAACCAGAGATGCGTCGTTTGAAGAAGTATTTTCAGAAGCATTTTCCACAAAATTATCTTTCCAAGTTTAAAAAGATGCTGTTACCAAAACGGGATGAACCAACAATGGGTGGTTTGACCATGTTACCGGAAGAGAGACAAGATAGACCCCCTATTCGTGTTCCTAATAAACATATGATACCAGCTGATGCTATTATCGTAAATAAAGAACTAGGAACAGGAGAATTTGGAGTTGTACAGCAAGGTGTTTGGACAAATGATGGGGAGAGGATACAAGTTGCCATTAAGTGTTTGTCACGAGAAAGAATGCAGAATAATCctattgaatttttgaaagaagCAGCTATAATGCATGCCATAGATCATGAACACATTGTAAGACTGTACGGTGTAGTTTTGGATACAAATTCTTTAATGCTTGTCACGGAATTAGCACCTTTGAGATCTTTACTAGAATGCCTGAAAGAACCTAGCTTACGTGCTAGTTTTCCAGTTCTTTCTTTGTGCGATTTTGCCGTGCAAATTGCAGATGGTATGCAATATTTAGAAGCAAAGAGGCTGATACATCGTGATCTTGCTGCCAGAAATATTTTGGTGTTTTCCAAAAATAAAGTGAAGATATCTGATTTCGGATTATCTCGTGCTCTAGGAGTTGGGAAAGACTATtatcaaacaaattttaatgtaaatttaaaattaccaaTAGCTTGGTGTGCTCCAGAAAGCATATCTTACTTAAAATTTACTTCTGCAAGTGATGTATGGGCTTACGGGGTAACCTTGTGGGAAATGTTTAGTTATGGCTTTCAACCATGGGCAGCATTAACTGGTCATCAAATTTTGGAAGCAATAGAtgaaccaaattttcaaagattaGAGCAACCAGAGTGTTGTCCAAAAGATTATTTTGCACTTATGCAGCAATGTTGGCAGCATGAACCATCCAAGAGACCTAAATTTTCGGAATTGATTAATCTTTTGCCTGATTTAAAACCAGAACAAGTTCAGGCTGTTCAGGATAGTTCAGAAACAGGTCAGCTTGTTTACAGGCAAGGCGACGTTATTACTGTTTTAGATAAAGGTAGCAGTAACACATTATGGAAAGGTGTTTTAAATAATGGAAAAACTGGTTTCTTTAATCCTGCTCATACAATAGCGTATCTTGGATCTAATTTACCAAGTAATAAGCCTGGAGAATTTACGCGCGGGGATGGCAAAAATGCCTTTTCTTCCCAAAGACGAAAAATTCGTACGGACATGATTTCTTCTCCGCAAGGTGACTTGAAACACACTGGTCACGTTGGGTTAGATGGAGCTTATTTTGGTGATATTGGTTTCCTTGGTGGGAAATATCCGCATTTACCACGACAGGTAGTTACTCCGTACAAACCACAGGAAGATGTAACAGAAAATTCTAGTCAAGCTATAAACCAAGATGCAAGAAACACAGAAATGAACAGGGAATTATTGAGGGACAATAGGAACATGCAGCAAGATATTCAAAATAAGCATG aaaatatatgGTCGGATGCGAGTTCTGAAGTATGTCACGTGGGTAACTCGAGTAAACAATCTGTTCCATTAAACGTAGCTGGCAATAATGATTCTCTTGGAGCAGATCATGAGTATCATGAGATCAGTGACGAAGAAAATCAAGATAGTCCATTAAGATTTGACAAAacattaaattttgattttggtCCAAGTTTGTTGGCTGAAATGGACCAAATGTTCAGATCATTAG GTTCTTCTCCTCCTCCACCGCCTCCTGCTCACCCTTTATCCGCTGAGCACGAATCAAGTAACGTTAGAAACGAACTAAGGGAGATACAGGCAAAACAGAGCAATAAGAAAAAACAAGCCACC GTGAAGCCTATCTCAGCCGCCGATCAGAAAACTCTCTACTCAGCCATTGCTATGGCACAGGAATTGACAGCACGTTCCATGACAGATCTTGAACATCCACCGGAGTCTCCCCGAACACCTGCCAGTCCTTCAAGACGCAGAAAGTTCTCTTTTAAGTTGCCACATCAACACAGTCCCAAACCAGACAGACGACACTTTTCAGAAGAAGCTGCCAGTATACCTGACATACAG GCTACGTTGTCCGACGAGGCCAAGGAAGTATACAACAGTCTGGTGGAAACACCCAGCATAGAGGCTGCTCCAGATACGAATCCATTACGTATGCTGCGCTCCGGCGTCCCTATCGTGAGGCCAAGAATCCGTGGAAACAAGCACGCCACCTTAGGCCATATGGTGTCCCATCAAGAAGATCTGTCCAGCGAGACGTTCCATTTCGACGCTTACAACAGTGGCTCGAAGACGTTGCCCAAAATCAGGGCACCTCCGCCGCCTCACGCGCCACCTCCTCTTCCCCAGTCGCGGCACCTGGAAAGGCACCATTCTGCCCAGGAAATCGagaacaatcaaaatcagagtAACGTGGATGAGAACCCTATACCCCTGCCTCCGAGGGACAGATCTAAAACGTTGCAGCCCAAGTCGAGCTTGCCTAGGCATCAAAGGAAGCATCCTCTAATCATACCCGGTGGCGGAGTCACGCGGACACTTGCTAAAATGGCGGTGACCACACCGCCCATAGAAGATCAGGTAGATGGTAGTCTGCAAAGCACCAGTTCATCAGCAGCCAGCAGTGCATTACAGGAGGACTATTCATCGGAGGCTTCAGTTAATAG TCCAGAGGAGTTTGAACAGCGCATAGACTCTGAATTGGCAGCATTGGACACTCTACCTGCCGACGAGAATAAGCTGCATCGTTTCAGCGTCATCTCTGAAGATCTGCTCGAGTTCTCAGATAACTTGATCGACTGCGACTCCTCGGAGTACCGACAGAATATCCAAGAGAGCAGGAGCGACGTACAATCTACCGATTCGTCGGCTCGTTTACAGAGGAAGATCAGCGTCGAGTCCAAGTGTTCCCTCAGGAGTTCGGCCTCGAAATGTATTCAAGAGAACGAGGTAGGAGAGGCAAGTAGAAACTCTACTCCCACAGGGTCTAATAGATCCGAGGATTCGGTGGTATCCAGTAAGGCTGACCCTCTCTGCGGTAAGCTTCAAACGTCCAGCACGAGGACACCATTGGTTCAGAGGTCTTCGAATTACGTAATGCAATACGATTACGACGAGTATTCGGAGAGCAGCTCACAGAATAGATTGAATAAACATCAAGCAGAAATCGCACAGTCGAAAGAGTCTTCCAGCATCGATTCCAACGATGGCTTCCATTCTGCAAGTTTGTCCAACACCTACAACAGGTTGTCGAATGAGAAACTGCCGGGTCACGCGAGTGATTTGTCGCGACAGTCGGACCACGTGTCATGCGAGGATCTGTTAGAGTTCGCCTGCGACGGACCAAACGCCAGGAGAACCCGTGGTCCCCGCAATGGCGAACAGTCGGACGAGGTCAGGATCATGATGAAGGTGTTGCACGAACACTCGACTCCCGAATCGTGCATAGCTGCGTTGAACGTCACCGATTGGGACGTGTTGGCGGCGATCAAACTGGAGCGCCTTCAAGGACTACTGAAGAAGGAGAACAATTTCGTCGGTCTAGAAGATTGCAAAGTTATGCTGAACCAGTGTGGAGGTGACGTGGTAAAAGCGGCCGCATTGTTACGAAGTACCGACGATACGGCTGCGGTTTAA